In Zingiber officinale cultivar Zhangliang chromosome 3B, Zo_v1.1, whole genome shotgun sequence, a single window of DNA contains:
- the LOC122055212 gene encoding UDP-glycosyltransferase 82A1-like, protein MARSRFILVPFPAQGHVTAMLRLGRLLNASGFDVTMATPDFIHRRLAGSADAGDVRHACLPSGLPEADHTAEDSTAIVRAMECHMPPHLERLLLADGDGAVACVVVDLAASWAIPVAKRCGVPVVAGFWPAMLASYRAIAAIPELIRRGFISEQDGSFLRHQSQSKRELETEELEILAVEAKLSLEDLPWLAGDSAVQNLRFKFWLQVVDRAKSLQFVLVNTFPGEAGGGGHLLSPEHRSPRALPIGPLMAHERVPRPNLWEEDESCLAWLKNQPPGSVVYVSFGSWVAPLSPATISEFALGLEAAGAPFLWALRDDARWRAGLPAGFAGRGGRLVVDWAPQEAVLASPAVGCFLTHCGWLSAVEAALHGKRMLCYPIAGDHFVNAAQIAGVWGAGIRLEEGCGCGDVAEGIRRVMGGKEGEKVQKGVEELRRKVVEEKGSAEAMANLQSFLDASKLNE, encoded by the exons ATGGCGAGGTCGCGATTCATTCTCGTTCCCTTCCCGGCTCAGGGCCATGTCACTGCTATGCTGCGCCTCGGCCGCCTTCTCAATGCGAGCGGCTTCGACGTCACCATGGCCACGCCCGACTTCATCCACCGCCGCCTCGCCGGCAGCGCAGACGCCGGCGATGTTCGCCACGCGTGCCTTCCGAGCGGGCTGCCAGAGGCGGACCACACGGCGGAGGACTCCACCGCCATCGTCCGGGCTATGGAGTGCCACATGCCTCCTCACCTCGAGCGCCTGTTGCTGGCGGACGGCGATGGCGCGGTGGCGTGCGTGGTGGTGGACCTGGCGGCCTCGTGGGCGATTCCGGTGGCGAAGCGGTGCGGCGTGCCGGTGGTCGCCGGGTTCTGGCCAGCGATGCTCGCCTCTTACCGAGCCATTGCCGCCATCCCCGAGCTAATTCGAAGAGGTTTCATCTCCGAGCAAGACG GTAGTTTTCTGCGGCATCAATCGCAGAGCAAACGAGAGTTGGAAACAGAGGAGTTAGAAATATTGGCAGTCGAAGCAAAGCTGAGCCTAGAAGATCTGCCATGGCTGGCGGGCGACTCCGCCGTTCAGAATCTACGATTCAAATTCTGGCTTCAAGTAGTTGATCGAGCCAAGTCTCTCCAATTCGTCTTAGTCAACACCTTCCCCGGCGAAGCCGGCGGTGGCGGACACCTCCTCTCGCCGGAGCACAGATCCCCTCGGGCTCTGCCCATTGGCCCACTAATGGCCCACGAGAGGGTACCCAGGCCCAACCTGTGGGAGGAAGACGAGAGCTGCCTTGCCTGGCTCAAGAACCAACCGCCCGGCTCCGTCGTGTACGTCTCCTTCGGCAGCTGGGTGGCGCCGCTCTCGCCGGCGACCATCTCTGAGTTCGCATTGGGGCTGGAGGCAGCCGGCGCTCCGTTCCTGTGGGCGCTGCGGGACGACGCACGGTGGCGGGCTGGGCTTCCTGCGGGCTTCGCCGGACGAGGCGGCAGGCTGGTGGTGGACTGGGCCCCGCAGGAGGCGGTGCTGGCGAGCCCGGCGGTGGGATGCTTCCTGACGCACTGCGGGTGGCTGTCGGCGGTGGAGGCGGCGCTCCACGGGAAGCGGATGCTGTGCTACCCCATCGCCGGCGACCATTTCGTGAACGCCGCACAAATTGCGGGGGTCTGGGGCGCCGGAATCCGACTGGAGGAAGGGTGCGGATGCGGGGACGTAGCGGAGGGAATCCGGCGGGTGATGGGAGGGAAGGAAGGGGAGAAGGTGCAAAAGGGAGTGGAAGAGttgaggaggaaagtggtggagGAGAAAGGTAGCGCCGAGGCCATGGCCAATCTCCAATCTTTTCTCGACGCTAGCAAATTAAACGAATAA
- the LOC121967635 gene encoding uncharacterized protein LOC121967635 isoform X2, whose amino-acid sequence MEEVLMESHGPPLDKAGSLVLDIENLTQTSESCSPSPKVMKTLSRKGSSRIDRRNVEEQDIDGATKKVVGKGIPPMANISNLSADMGDGRMRKFNHFMTINPKKILLLFASMSSLGTIILIYFTLVIYFKGV is encoded by the exons AGCCATGGTCCACCTCTTGATAAAGCGGGAAGTTTGGTTCTAGATATTGAGAACCTGACACAAACCTCTGAGAGTTGCTCTCCAAGCCCAAAAGTGATG AAAACTCTATCTCGTAAAGGTTCATCAAGAATAGATCGGCGGAATGTAGAGGAGCAAGATATAGATGGAGCAACCAAGAAAGTCGTTGGCAAAG GAATCCCACCTATGGCAAATATCTCTAATCTATCAGCAGATATGGGAGATGGAAGGATGAGGAAGTTCAACCACTTCATGACTATCAATCCGAAGAAAATACTTCTCCTTTTTGCATCTAT GTCTAGCCTGGGGACAATCATTCTCATATATTTTACACTAGTCATATATTTCAAAGGAGTATAA
- the LOC121967635 gene encoding uncharacterized protein LOC121967635 isoform X1: protein MEEVLMESHGPPLDKAGSLVLDIENLTQTSESCSPSPKVMKTLSRKGSSRIDRRNVEEQDIDGATKKVVGKGRVPCCQVAIEQQLVLSRPFAGIPPMANISNLSADMGDGRMRKFNHFMTINPKKILLLFASMSSLGTIILIYFTLVIYFKGV, encoded by the exons AGCCATGGTCCACCTCTTGATAAAGCGGGAAGTTTGGTTCTAGATATTGAGAACCTGACACAAACCTCTGAGAGTTGCTCTCCAAGCCCAAAAGTGATG AAAACTCTATCTCGTAAAGGTTCATCAAGAATAGATCGGCGGAATGTAGAGGAGCAAGATATAGATGGAGCAACCAAGAAAGTCGTTGGCAAAG GAAGGGTCCCTTGTTGTCAAGTTGCAATCGAACAACAATTGGTTCTCAGCAGACCTTTTGCAGGAATCCCACCTATGGCAAATATCTCTAATCTATCAGCAGATATGGGAGATGGAAGGATGAGGAAGTTCAACCACTTCATGACTATCAATCCGAAGAAAATACTTCTCCTTTTTGCATCTAT GTCTAGCCTGGGGACAATCATTCTCATATATTTTACACTAGTCATATATTTCAAAGGAGTATAA